One window of Mangrovibacterium diazotrophicum genomic DNA carries:
- a CDS encoding M1 family metallopeptidase gives MKKFLFVCLSFLNVGFLFAQNEIEDQSPYNPRDFFVQTFNPTDGNEYRSADGTPGPKYWQNQSDYLIHATLSEKDTTISGDVTITYTNNSPNRLEYLWLQLDQNIFKSDSRSVACTAYPGDYFGVLNKTDGGYQIADVTVTQNGTTYTIQPIISDTRMQVRLNAPLQPEGGQVSVKINFSFRIPMDGAGRFGRQYTDDGVIYQIAQWYPRMCVYDDVEGWNTLPYMGLGEFYCDYGNYEYFITAPAEMIVYGSGDLQNREDVLTKAQIKRLDAASKSDKTVTIIAADEVGKAGMRPASKGDLTWHFTMDNTRDVAFAAGKGMIWDAAKVNLPSGRKAMAMSCYPLDCAGDTAWSRSTEYLKACIEIYSENFFEYPWNNAVSSAGITGGMEYPGVIFNSSKEKKARLWFLISHEIGHDWYPMIVGSNERKYMWHDEGLNTYVNYIANDLFNDGEYLTDPAYFAPTFFASRDYTQFMEYKDPLMTVSDAMDAEQHYQFYGKTAYGLNLLRTIVVGKERFDYAFRKYTEAWAFKHPTPYDFFRCINNAAGEDLNWFWKEWFFTTWKLDQTITDVSYIDNDPSNGALITIGNKGKMIMPVILQIAQANGQTETVQLPVEIWQRGGTWVYKYASTAPIEKVVLDPDGQLPDMDRSNNSWVNSGK, from the coding sequence ATGAAAAAATTCCTGTTTGTCTGCCTTAGTTTTTTAAACGTTGGTTTCTTATTCGCACAGAATGAGATCGAAGATCAAAGCCCTTATAATCCGCGGGATTTCTTTGTACAAACCTTCAACCCGACCGATGGAAACGAATATCGTTCTGCTGATGGAACTCCGGGGCCGAAGTATTGGCAAAACCAGTCCGACTACCTGATTCATGCAACGCTGAGTGAAAAAGACACCACCATAAGCGGCGATGTGACCATCACCTATACCAACAACAGCCCGAATCGTTTGGAATATTTGTGGCTGCAACTGGATCAAAACATTTTCAAATCCGACTCGAGGTCGGTAGCCTGCACCGCTTACCCCGGCGACTACTTTGGTGTGCTGAACAAAACCGACGGAGGCTACCAAATTGCCGATGTAACGGTAACACAAAACGGGACCACTTACACCATTCAACCCATTATAAGTGATACCCGGATGCAGGTTCGTTTAAACGCGCCCCTGCAGCCAGAGGGAGGCCAGGTCTCGGTGAAAATCAACTTCAGCTTTCGTATCCCAATGGATGGAGCCGGTCGCTTTGGACGTCAGTATACCGACGATGGCGTGATTTATCAGATTGCCCAATGGTATCCGCGCATGTGTGTGTACGACGATGTGGAAGGTTGGAACACGCTTCCGTACATGGGGCTCGGTGAGTTTTACTGCGATTACGGCAACTACGAATATTTCATCACTGCTCCGGCAGAAATGATTGTGTATGGCTCGGGCGACCTGCAAAATCGCGAAGATGTCTTAACCAAAGCACAAATCAAACGATTGGACGCAGCGTCGAAAAGCGATAAAACTGTGACCATTATTGCAGCCGACGAAGTTGGGAAAGCCGGCATGCGGCCAGCAAGCAAGGGAGATTTAACCTGGCACTTCACCATGGATAACACCCGAGATGTAGCCTTTGCTGCCGGAAAAGGCATGATTTGGGATGCCGCCAAAGTCAATCTGCCCTCGGGCCGCAAAGCGATGGCCATGTCGTGCTACCCGTTGGACTGCGCCGGCGACACGGCCTGGAGCCGGTCAACCGAATACCTGAAAGCCTGTATCGAGATCTATTCAGAAAATTTCTTTGAATATCCCTGGAATAACGCCGTCAGCAGCGCCGGCATCACCGGGGGAATGGAGTATCCGGGCGTGATCTTCAACAGCTCAAAAGAGAAGAAAGCGCGTTTGTGGTTCCTCATTTCACACGAAATCGGACACGACTGGTACCCGATGATTGTGGGGTCGAACGAACGAAAATACATGTGGCACGACGAAGGCCTCAACACCTATGTGAACTACATCGCCAACGATCTTTTTAACGACGGCGAATACCTGACTGACCCCGCCTATTTTGCGCCAACTTTCTTCGCTTCGCGTGACTACACCCAGTTTATGGAATATAAAGATCCGTTGATGACGGTATCGGATGCCATGGATGCCGAGCAGCATTACCAGTTCTACGGCAAAACGGCTTACGGACTCAACTTGCTGCGCACCATTGTTGTTGGCAAGGAACGCTTCGATTATGCCTTCCGGAAATACACCGAAGCCTGGGCCTTTAAACACCCTACCCCTTACGACTTTTTCCGCTGCATCAACAACGCGGCAGGCGAAGACTTAAACTGGTTCTGGAAGGAATGGTTTTTCACCACCTGGAAACTGGACCAAACCATTACGGATGTCAGCTACATTGATAACGATCCGTCTAACGGTGCGTTGATCACAATCGGCAACAAAGGCAAAATGATTATGCCGGTTATCCTGCAAATTGCCCAGGCAAACGGACAAACAGAAACCGTTCAGCTGCCGG